One genomic region from Phragmites australis chromosome 1, lpPhrAust1.1, whole genome shotgun sequence encodes:
- the LOC133889534 gene encoding probable WRKY transcription factor 65, with protein MDGEWGDGAAVSSPMSGGEGKVGAAGGVSGDCAGSPVSPAVAPSTSPASRGRRRSEHKRVVTVPLADMSGPRPKGVGEGNMPTDEWAWRKYGQKPIKGSPFPRAYYRCSSSKGCPARKQVERSRAEPDKVIVTYSFEHNHSSVGTRAQNLQARTPKAQPVPPDPVECVSAGSHNVAVTCAGAAIVEVHDDFRWLYDGVSITSSASPSDVKVTDEMLFGSMFFGATLGAPAPLPDEFGDVGVLFSGEGSEEDAMFAGLGELPECAMVFRRHAGDGLAMAGGMKVEQPAEGTAMS; from the exons ATGGACGGAGAGTGGGGCGACGGGGCGGCGGTGTCTTCGCCGATGTCCGGCGGCGAGGGCAAGGTTGGGGCTGCTGGTGGCGTTTCGGGTGATTGCGCGGGGTCGCCGGTGTCACCGGCGGTGGCTCCGTCGACGTCGCCTGCTTCCAGAGGGAGGAGGCGATCGGAGCATAAACGGGTGGTGACCGTGCCGCTGGCCGACATGAGCGGCCCGCGGCCCAAGGGCGTCGGCGAGGGCAACATGCCGACGGACGAGTGGGCGTGGCGGAAGTACGGCCAGAAGCCCATCAAGGGCTCGCCTTTCCCGAG GGCTTACTACAGGTGCAGCAGCTCCAAGGGGTGCCCGGCGAGGAAGCAGGTGGAGCGGAGCCGGGCCGAACCGGACAAAGTGATCGTCACCTATTCCTTCGAGCACAACCACTCCAGCGTGGGGACGAGGGCGCAGAACCTCCAGGCCCGGACGCCCAAGGCCCAGCCGGTCCCGCCTGATCCGGTGGAGTGCGTGTCCGCCGGCAGCCACAACGTCGCCGTCACCTGCGCCGGCGCGGCGATCGTCGAGGTGCACGACGACTTCCGCTGGCTGTACGACGGCGTGTCCATCACCTCGTCGGCGTCGCCATCCGACGTCAAGGTGACGGATGAGATGCTGTTCGGCTCGATGTTCTTCGGCGCCACACTCGGCGCGCCCGCGCCCCTCCCCGACGAGTTCGGCGACGTCGGTGTGCTGTTCAGCGGGGAAGGGAGCGAGGAGGACGCCATGTTCGCGGGGCTCGGCGAGCTGCCCGAGTGCGCCATGGTATTCCGGCGGCACGCCGGCGACGGGCtggcgatggctggcgggatgAAAGTCGAGCAGCCGGCGGAGGGCACCGCCATGTCATGA
- the LOC133919799 gene encoding uncharacterized protein LOC133919799 — protein sequence MKAIGSGGDWWWNLPSLRRKSDSRRRGRRSTDPRGRRRGPPREPLSSSSSESIGQSRGWHIGFPFRQAATAASLTFTGDTIAQVRRRIVDRRTRGAGSESKGLIPDILLNHDWLRALRMASYGFLLYGPGSYAWYQFLDRCMPKQTFANLSAKVILNQIVLGPCVIAVIFAWNNLWLGKLSELPSKYQNDALPTLLYGFKFWIPVSIVNFGMIPLSARVAFMSSCSIFWNFYLSTTMSK from the exons ATGAAGGCCATCGGGAGCGGCGGCGACTGGTGGTGGAACCTCCCGTCTCTCCGCCGCAAGTCTGACTCCCGTCGCCGCGGCAGACGCAGCACTGAcccccgcggccgccgccgcggtccCCCGCGGGAGCCgctctcgtcgtcgtcgtccgagTCCATCGGCCAGAGCCGCGGCTGGCACATCGGGTTCCCCTTCAGGCAGGCGGCCACTGCAGCCTCTCTCACCTTCACCGGCGACACCATCGCGCAAGTCCGCCGCCGCATCGTCGACCGCCGAACCCGCGGTGCCGGATCCGAGAGCAAG GGACTGATACCAGACATACTGTTGAACCACGATTGGCTTCGTGCACTTCGTATGGCTTCCTATGGATTTCTTCTTTATGGTCCAGGTTCATATGCATGGTATCAATTCCTTGATCGGTGTATGCCCAAACAGACATTTGCAAATTTGTCCGCTAAG GTCATACTGAACCAGATCGTGCTTGGTCCTTGTGTTATTGCTGTAATTTTTGCTTGGAACAACTTATGGTTAGGGAAACTGTCAGAACTGCCATCTAAATATCAGAATGATGCCCTTCCTACACTTCTATATG GGTTTAAGTTTTGGATTCCTGTATCGATTGTCAACTTTGG GATGATTCCTTTGTCTGCTCGTGTTGCCTTCATGTCCTCTTGTTCCATTTTTTGGAACTTTTATCTATCGACTACTATGAGCAAATGA